In Chryseobacterium camelliae, one DNA window encodes the following:
- the ubiE gene encoding bifunctional demethylmenaquinone methyltransferase/2-methoxy-6-polyprenyl-1,4-benzoquinol methylase UbiE gives MAKDINQVTPYNSEATKKSQVEDMFDNIAPKYDLLNHVLSMKIDVLWRNTLVKWMKKDEPREVLDVATGTGDLAIAVQKGTQAKVIGLDLSQQMLNVGVIKIKKLNLDGKISMQKGDAENLSFEDNRFDAVSVAFGVRNFENLTKGLAELRRVVKDNKSVYILEFSKVEGFMGPLYMFYFKNILPAIGKLVSKDNRAYTYLPDSVNAFPYGEKMKQILLDTGFKKVEYKKLSLGIATIYKATK, from the coding sequence TTGGCAAAAGATATCAACCAAGTAACCCCCTACAATTCTGAGGCTACCAAAAAGAGCCAGGTAGAGGATATGTTCGACAATATTGCACCTAAATATGATCTTCTGAATCATGTTTTATCCATGAAAATTGATGTTTTATGGAGGAATACGCTGGTGAAATGGATGAAAAAAGATGAACCCCGCGAAGTGCTGGATGTGGCTACAGGAACGGGAGATCTGGCTATTGCCGTTCAGAAAGGTACACAGGCAAAGGTAATTGGTTTGGATTTATCGCAACAAATGTTAAATGTTGGCGTTATTAAAATAAAAAAACTTAATTTAGACGGCAAAATTTCAATGCAAAAGGGCGATGCGGAAAATCTTTCATTTGAAGACAACCGCTTTGATGCAGTGTCCGTTGCATTCGGAGTAAGGAATTTTGAAAATCTTACCAAAGGTTTAGCAGAGCTAAGAAGGGTAGTGAAGGATAACAAGAGTGTTTATATACTGGAGTTTTCAAAGGTTGAGGGTTTCATGGGGCCATTGTATATGTTTTATTTTAAAAACATCCTGCCGGCCATCGGCAAACTGGTGTCTAAAGACAACAGGGCATATACATATCTTCCGGATTCTGTAAATGCTTTTCCGTATGGGGAGAAAATGAAGCAAATTCTTTTAGATACAGGATTTAAAAAAGTTGAATATAAAAAACTAAGTTTAGGTATAGCCACAATTTATAAAGCAACAAAGTAA
- the porT gene encoding type IX secretion/gliding motility protein PorT/SprT, giving the protein MNKFLLKALVLASVNVAVLSNAQFRTRNRMDRLEEFDQQTFSWGFYLNGNRLDYRIVLNPRYGMNGNQNLVTSKESYSFGAGLIGKWRLNDYLDLRLEPGLQFAQRQLTFNTQSNDQYANGTLTNPPFTPFPLTEKDRVREVKSTLVDVPVLLELHGDRWYNSRPYVAAGVNYIVNLQSNSDSTDDNRQQVFRSTTHNFAWSAEMGIQFYFNKFKLTPAIRGTFIMNNEIVADNATTPPYWTAAMSTLQTRAVMFVLKFE; this is encoded by the coding sequence ATGAATAAATTTCTATTAAAAGCACTGGTTTTAGCCTCAGTAAATGTTGCCGTGTTATCCAACGCGCAATTCAGAACCCGTAACAGAATGGACAGACTGGAAGAGTTTGATCAGCAGACGTTCAGCTGGGGGTTCTACTTAAACGGCAATAGACTGGATTACCGCATCGTCCTCAACCCGAGATACGGTATGAATGGCAATCAGAATCTTGTTACCTCTAAAGAAAGTTATAGCTTCGGAGCCGGATTGATCGGTAAATGGAGGCTGAACGATTATTTGGACCTGAGATTGGAGCCAGGCTTGCAATTTGCTCAGAGGCAGCTTACATTCAATACACAATCGAATGACCAGTACGCTAATGGTACTTTGACCAACCCGCCTTTTACTCCTTTTCCGTTAACGGAGAAAGACAGGGTAAGAGAGGTAAAATCAACTCTTGTTGATGTTCCCGTATTATTAGAACTTCATGGTGACCGATGGTATAACTCCAGGCCTTATGTGGCAGCAGGGGTAAATTATATTGTAAACCTGCAGTCCAATTCAGACTCTACGGATGACAACCGTCAGCAGGTATTCAGATCCACCACCCACAATTTTGCATGGTCTGCAGAAATGGGGATCCAGTTCTACTTTAATAAATTCAAGCTCACGCCAGCCATCAGAGGGACGTTCATCATGAACAACGAGATCGTGGCAGATAACGCCACTACACCGCCTTACTGGACCGCTGCAATGTCTACGCTTCAGACCAGGGCTGTAATGTTCGTACTGAAATTTGAATAA
- a CDS encoding cell division protein ZapA, with translation MEVRRITINIAGRVYPLNVPAAEEETLRKVGKQIENMIKDFEQNFDVRDKQDALAMCALKLGTNAEVVSVNYDKTVHSASERLAKIAQSLNEVKE, from the coding sequence ATGGAAGTAAGAAGAATAACCATTAATATCGCCGGAAGGGTATATCCGCTGAATGTCCCGGCAGCAGAGGAGGAAACACTGCGCAAGGTAGGGAAGCAGATTGAAAATATGATCAAAGATTTTGAACAGAATTTTGATGTAAGAGACAAACAGGATGCCCTGGCCATGTGTGCCCTCAAACTGGGAACCAATGCCGAAGTGGTATCTGTGAACTACGATAAGACCGTACATTCTGCGAGCGAAAGATTAGCCAAAATCGCACAATCGTTGAACGAAGTAAAGGAATAA
- the rny gene encoding ribonuclease Y produces MIEIIIGAICLVIGAAAGILFSKSSLNTKGKFIIDDAKKNAENLIEKANVQAESIKKEKNLQAKEKFLELKSQHDADIQAREKKMQEVEKRIKDKEHKLNDDLSKVGKLEKDLDKQIADYAKKNEILEKKQHELDTATAKKVEVLEKIANYTAEEAKAELVETMKAEAKTRAQAHVQSIMEEAQLNAKSEARKIVIQTIQRIGTEQAIENSVSVFNIESDEVKGRIIGREGRNIRALEAVTGVEIIVDDTPEAILLSCFDPVRREIARLSLHRLVTDGRIHPARIEEVVEKTRKQIEEEIIEVGKRTIIDLGIHGLHPELIKIIGRMKYRSSYGQNLLQHSREVANIAATMAAELGLNVKLAKRAGLLHDIGKVPEQESELPHALLGMQWAEKYGENPEVVNAIGAHHDEIEMKSLLSPIIQVADAISGARPGARRQVLESYIQRLKDLESAALSFDGVSSAYAIQAGRELRVMVESGKVNDEIASQLSYDISEKIQNELTYPGQVKVTVIRETRAVNIAR; encoded by the coding sequence ATGATAGAAATTATAATCGGCGCTATTTGCCTGGTAATCGGTGCAGCAGCAGGGATCCTGTTCTCTAAAAGCTCACTTAATACTAAAGGGAAATTCATTATTGATGATGCCAAGAAAAATGCCGAAAACCTTATAGAAAAAGCCAATGTACAGGCTGAATCCATAAAGAAAGAGAAAAACCTTCAGGCTAAAGAAAAATTCCTGGAATTGAAATCTCAACATGATGCCGATATCCAGGCCCGCGAAAAGAAAATGCAGGAAGTTGAGAAGAGGATTAAAGATAAAGAGCATAAGCTTAATGATGACCTTAGTAAAGTAGGGAAACTCGAAAAAGACCTTGATAAGCAGATTGCAGATTACGCCAAGAAGAATGAAATCTTAGAAAAGAAACAGCACGAACTGGATACCGCTACAGCTAAGAAAGTGGAAGTCCTGGAAAAGATAGCTAATTATACCGCAGAGGAAGCCAAAGCAGAACTGGTGGAAACTATGAAGGCTGAAGCAAAAACAAGAGCACAGGCGCACGTTCAGAGCATCATGGAAGAAGCTCAGTTAAATGCCAAAAGCGAAGCCAGAAAAATCGTTATCCAGACCATACAGAGAATCGGGACCGAACAGGCAATTGAAAACTCTGTTTCCGTATTCAACATTGAATCTGACGAGGTAAAAGGAAGAATCATCGGAAGGGAAGGGCGAAACATCCGAGCCCTGGAAGCAGTAACCGGTGTTGAGATCATTGTAGATGATACCCCGGAAGCCATTCTTCTTTCCTGCTTTGATCCTGTAAGAAGGGAAATTGCGAGATTATCCCTGCACAGACTGGTAACCGATGGAAGGATTCACCCGGCTAGGATTGAGGAAGTGGTAGAAAAAACAAGGAAACAGATTGAAGAAGAAATCATCGAGGTAGGAAAAAGAACCATTATTGACCTTGGAATCCACGGGTTGCACCCTGAGCTGATCAAGATCATCGGTAGAATGAAATACCGTTCCTCATATGGTCAGAACCTTTTGCAGCACTCCAGAGAAGTGGCGAATATCGCGGCTACCATGGCTGCTGAATTAGGGCTGAACGTAAAACTGGCTAAAAGAGCAGGTCTTTTACATGACATCGGTAAGGTTCCTGAACAGGAATCTGAACTTCCTCACGCTTTACTGGGAATGCAATGGGCTGAGAAATACGGTGAAAACCCTGAGGTGGTAAATGCCATCGGAGCCCACCACGATGAGATTGAAATGAAGTCTCTGTTGTCTCCGATCATCCAGGTAGCCGATGCTATTTCAGGAGCAAGACCGGGAGCAAGGCGTCAGGTGCTGGAATCGTATATCCAGAGGCTGAAGGATCTTGAATCCGCTGCATTGAGCTTTGACGGGGTATCCAGTGCCTATGCAATTCAGGCAGGTAGAGAGCTAAGAGTAATGGTAGAGAGCGGAAAAGTAAATGATGAGATCGCTTCCCAGCTTTCTTACGATATTTCCGAAAAGATCCAGAACGAGCTTACCTATCCTGGACAGGTGAAAGTGACTGTGATCAGAGAGACCAGAGCCGTTAATATTGCGAGATAA
- a CDS encoding MFS transporter, with amino-acid sequence MQELSLSSKLKHILSIPVIISALGYFVDIYDLLLFGIVRIPSLKALGLNPDTDGTFILNCQMTGLLIGGVFWGIFGDKKGRLSVLFGSILVYSLANIACGFLPYFPKTHLEYQYAALRFIAGIGLAGELGAGITLVSESLPKNLRAIGTSVVAGFGLMGAVVAQLTVELAGGWNISYIIGGILGIVLLFLRISVSESGIYRTMEHKAVSKGNFLSFFTHKDRFIRYMKCIAVGLPTWYCIGILAVLANQFAPELGITNISPGKAIMWAYVGISVGDLLSGFISHVLKSRKMAIFYMLVFTVIGVAIMLFGNTDSETKYYLFCVWLGLGTGYWAMFVTLAAEQFGTNIRNTATTTVPNMVRGLVPVMIFAFDSFKRDFSVVVSAAILGVIVFGLAFYSSLTISETHDKDLDFTE; translated from the coding sequence ATGCAGGAACTTTCTTTATCATCAAAACTGAAACATATTCTTTCCATCCCCGTGATTATTTCCGCATTAGGATATTTTGTAGACATCTATGACCTGCTTTTGTTCGGCATTGTGCGGATCCCGAGCCTGAAAGCTTTAGGACTGAATCCGGATACTGACGGGACATTCATCCTGAACTGCCAGATGACCGGTTTGCTCATCGGGGGCGTGTTCTGGGGGATCTTTGGGGATAAGAAAGGAAGGCTTTCCGTACTGTTCGGATCCATCCTGGTGTATTCACTTGCCAATATTGCCTGCGGTTTTCTGCCTTATTTCCCTAAAACGCACCTGGAATACCAGTATGCGGCCCTGAGGTTTATTGCGGGTATCGGACTGGCCGGAGAGCTCGGAGCAGGTATTACACTGGTTTCAGAAAGCCTGCCAAAGAATCTGAGGGCGATAGGAACATCTGTGGTAGCCGGTTTCGGACTGATGGGAGCCGTAGTTGCCCAGCTTACCGTAGAGCTGGCCGGAGGATGGAATATTTCCTATATCATCGGAGGTATTTTGGGAATTGTGCTCCTCTTCCTCAGGATCAGCGTTTCAGAATCCGGTATTTATAGGACGATGGAGCATAAGGCAGTCTCAAAAGGAAATTTTCTGTCCTTCTTTACCCATAAAGACCGTTTTATACGGTATATGAAATGCATTGCAGTGGGGCTCCCCACCTGGTATTGCATCGGCATCCTGGCTGTTCTGGCCAATCAGTTTGCCCCTGAACTGGGAATCACTAACATCAGCCCGGGTAAAGCCATTATGTGGGCGTATGTAGGTATTTCCGTGGGAGATTTGCTGAGCGGTTTTATTTCGCATGTTTTAAAATCACGTAAAATGGCTATTTTTTATATGCTGGTTTTTACGGTCATCGGGGTGGCTATCATGCTTTTTGGTAATACGGATTCTGAAACGAAGTATTATCTGTTTTGTGTATGGCTTGGTCTTGGAACAGGTTATTGGGCGATGTTCGTGACTCTGGCAGCAGAGCAGTTCGGAACAAATATCAGAAATACGGCAACAACCACGGTTCCGAATATGGTCAGAGGGCTGGTTCCGGTCATGATTTTTGCTTTTGATTCTTTTAAGAGGGACTTTTCCGTTGTGGTGAGTGCCGCAATACTAGGGGTAATTGTATTCGGGCTTGCCTTCTATTCCTCCCTTACCATATCTGAAACCCATGATAAGGATCTTGATTTTACGGAATAA
- a CDS encoding voltage-gated chloride channel family protein, with amino-acid sequence MSIHQRNFSKILLFNIRFFFRKYPALPYVLKWLCISLIIGALVGSASAGFLISLTWATDFREQHLWLIWLLPFAGLAVGLLYHYWGKDVEAGNNLLLSTLNNPEGTIPLKMAPFVYLGTLMTHLFGGSAGREGTALQMAGAIADQLAKPFRLNRNERKTLLTAAIAAGFGSVFGTPLAGAVFALEILFIGKIRYHAIFPVFASAILASIMTDLWGAQHTHYPIGKIPSPGFLPVVYSIIAGMLFGICAATFSKLLHRISAVFRAKINYPPLRPLIGGIIIAAAVFSLGTTRYIGLGIPVITESFEHRLPVDDFALKIAFTIITLAAGFKGGEVTPLFFTGAALGSALSLFIPLPFGLLAGMGFVAVFAGATNTPLACILMGMELFGAECGIYVAVACVVSYLFSGHNSIYSQQKIGSEKNSRYRSDRDKSFSDL; translated from the coding sequence ATGTCTATACATCAGCGAAATTTCAGTAAGATTTTATTATTTAACATCAGGTTTTTCTTCAGGAAATACCCCGCATTGCCCTATGTGCTTAAATGGCTGTGCATCAGCCTGATCATCGGAGCATTAGTAGGAAGCGCTTCCGCAGGATTCTTGATTTCCCTTACCTGGGCCACGGATTTCCGGGAACAGCACCTGTGGCTGATCTGGCTGCTGCCCTTCGCGGGTTTGGCTGTAGGGCTTTTATACCATTACTGGGGAAAAGATGTTGAAGCCGGGAACAATCTTCTGCTGAGTACCCTTAATAATCCTGAGGGTACTATTCCCCTGAAGATGGCTCCTTTTGTGTATCTGGGAACCCTGATGACGCACCTGTTCGGAGGCTCAGCAGGCCGTGAAGGAACGGCTCTTCAAATGGCAGGAGCTATAGCGGATCAGTTGGCAAAACCTTTCAGGCTTAACCGGAATGAAAGAAAGACATTGCTGACGGCAGCCATAGCTGCCGGTTTCGGATCTGTTTTCGGCACGCCGCTGGCCGGAGCCGTTTTTGCACTGGAAATATTATTCATCGGGAAAATCCGGTACCATGCTATCTTTCCGGTTTTTGCTTCTGCAATACTGGCCAGCATCATGACCGATCTATGGGGTGCACAGCATACCCATTACCCTATCGGAAAAATTCCGTCTCCCGGCTTTTTACCAGTAGTGTACAGTATTATTGCGGGAATGCTTTTCGGGATCTGTGCGGCAACGTTCAGCAAACTGCTCCATAGAATCAGTGCTGTGTTCAGAGCAAAGATAAACTATCCGCCGCTACGGCCTTTGATCGGTGGGATCATAATTGCAGCAGCCGTTTTTTCTTTAGGAACAACCCGCTACATTGGTCTGGGCATTCCTGTCATTACCGAATCCTTTGAACATAGGCTTCCTGTTGACGATTTTGCTTTAAAAATAGCCTTTACCATCATCACCCTCGCCGCTGGCTTTAAAGGCGGGGAAGTAACGCCGCTGTTCTTTACCGGGGCTGCATTGGGGAGCGCTTTATCCCTGTTTATCCCACTTCCGTTCGGACTATTGGCCGGAATGGGTTTTGTAGCGGTATTTGCAGGCGCTACAAATACTCCTCTTGCCTGTATCCTGATGGGTATGGAACTCTTCGGTGCCGAATGCGGCATCTATGTAGCTGTTGCCTGTGTGGTTTCCTATCTTTTTTCCGGGCATAACAGCATTTACTCGCAGCAGAAAATCGGTTCAGAGAAAAACAGCAGGTACCGTAGTGACCGGGACAAAAGCTTTTCTGACCTTTAA
- a CDS encoding sugar phosphate isomerase/epimerase family protein: MQRKDFIRLSSLGLLGLYSCGMTYKKNYHQNGTLGIQLYTVRDALTADPEKALEKLAEMGFTDLEIYGYNGTFFGRTGNEFRSILKNTGQRVVSSHHTTGMAHPDQGTLLHGWEKAVEDMQDIGAEYMVCSYLFPEERTSENYHKLPDLLNTAGTVVRKAGMQLAYHNHDFEFERMDGAGNVYDFILENSSPELVKMELDLYWIAKAGLDPLTYFEQYPGRFPLWHVKDMKAGTKDFTEIGNGTIDFKTIFEKKKQAGLKHWFLEQDFSDKDIFESITISKKYIQNNNYFY, translated from the coding sequence ATGCAGAGAAAAGATTTCATCAGGCTTTCATCATTAGGACTCTTAGGATTATACTCCTGCGGAATGACATATAAAAAGAACTATCACCAAAACGGAACATTAGGCATTCAGCTGTATACGGTACGCGACGCGCTTACTGCCGATCCTGAAAAAGCGTTGGAAAAACTCGCTGAAATGGGCTTTACTGACCTGGAAATTTATGGCTATAACGGGACATTTTTCGGCCGTACAGGAAATGAATTCAGATCCATCCTGAAAAATACCGGTCAGCGTGTGGTCAGTTCACACCATACCACAGGAATGGCACATCCCGACCAGGGGACCTTATTGCACGGCTGGGAAAAAGCGGTGGAAGATATGCAGGATATAGGTGCGGAATACATGGTATGCTCTTATCTTTTCCCTGAAGAAAGGACTTCGGAAAACTACCATAAGCTGCCCGATCTGCTTAACACAGCAGGAACGGTTGTCAGAAAAGCCGGAATGCAGTTGGCCTACCACAACCATGATTTTGAATTTGAAAGAATGGACGGCGCCGGAAATGTGTATGATTTTATCCTGGAAAATTCCTCCCCCGAACTGGTAAAAATGGAGTTAGACCTCTACTGGATTGCCAAAGCAGGATTAGACCCGCTTACTTATTTTGAACAATATCCCGGCAGGTTCCCGCTCTGGCATGTCAAGGATATGAAGGCAGGAACAAAAGATTTTACTGAAATCGGAAACGGCACCATTGATTTTAAAACGATTTTTGAAAAAAAGAAACAAGCCGGCCTTAAACATTGGTTCCTAGAGCAGGATTTCAGCGATAAGGATATTTTTGAAAGTATTACCATTAGCAAAAAGTATATCCAGAATAACAATTATTTTTATTAA
- a CDS encoding acyl-CoA thioesterase: MQNKPITFQFISEPSDVNYGGNVHGGSVMKWIDQAGYACATTWSGNYSVTVYVGGIRFYDPIKIGEVVKVDAQVIYTGTSSMHIAINVFSRNLKQPDFEKKTHCIIVFVAVDENGKKLPVPKWTPETEEEKQLEQYAKRLMELRSQIENEMKPFL; this comes from the coding sequence ATGCAGAATAAACCTATCACTTTCCAGTTCATTTCCGAGCCTTCGGATGTCAACTACGGAGGCAATGTACACGGCGGAAGCGTCATGAAATGGATCGACCAGGCCGGGTATGCCTGTGCCACCACCTGGAGCGGGAATTATTCCGTTACCGTTTATGTGGGCGGAATCCGTTTTTACGATCCTATCAAAATCGGTGAAGTGGTCAAGGTAGATGCGCAGGTTATTTATACGGGAACCTCAAGCATGCATATTGCCATCAACGTATTCTCCAGAAACCTGAAACAGCCGGATTTTGAGAAAAAAACCCACTGCATCATTGTGTTTGTTGCCGTAGATGAAAACGGTAAAAAACTGCCGGTTCCCAAATGGACTCCCGAAACGGAGGAAGAAAAGCAGCTTGAGCAATACGCCAAACGCCTGATGGAACTGAGAAGCCAGATTGAAAACGAAATGAAACCTTTCCTGTAA
- the gcvT gene encoding glycine cleavage system aminomethyltransferase GcvT, protein MKKTALYDKHVSLGAKIVPFAGFEMPVQYSGVTEEHFAVREKAGIFDVSHMGQFFVEGPGARELLQWVTTNNVDALENGKAQYSCLPNENGGIVDDLIVYKMEDDKYFVVVNASNIDKDWDHISKHNTFGAKMTNASDEMSLLAIQGPKATEILQKLTDTPLSDIPYYHFTVGSVAGVSDVIISNTGYTGSGGFEIYFKNESAEKLWDAIVEAGKEEGIIPCGLAARDTLRLEKGFCLYGNDIDDTTSPIEAGLGWITKFDKDFVSKETFAKQKEEGVTRKLVGFELTDKGVPRHDYPVVDAEGNVIGKVTSGTQSPMKKIGLGLAYVDKPHFKLGSEIFIQVRNKNIPAKVVKAPFV, encoded by the coding sequence ATGAAGAAAACAGCCCTGTACGACAAACATGTTTCTTTGGGAGCGAAGATCGTACCTTTCGCAGGATTTGAAATGCCTGTGCAATATTCAGGAGTTACCGAAGAGCATTTTGCCGTAAGAGAAAAAGCCGGAATATTTGATGTTTCCCATATGGGACAATTTTTTGTGGAAGGTCCGGGGGCCAGGGAACTTTTACAATGGGTAACCACCAATAATGTTGATGCTCTGGAAAACGGAAAAGCACAGTATTCATGCCTTCCGAATGAAAACGGAGGGATCGTGGATGACCTTATCGTATACAAAATGGAAGACGATAAGTATTTTGTGGTTGTTAATGCGTCCAACATCGATAAAGACTGGGATCATATTTCAAAGCACAATACATTCGGGGCAAAGATGACCAACGCCTCAGACGAGATGTCTTTGCTTGCCATTCAGGGGCCTAAAGCTACCGAAATCCTGCAAAAACTTACAGATACTCCTCTTTCAGATATTCCTTACTATCATTTTACCGTAGGTTCTGTTGCCGGTGTAAGTGATGTAATCATCTCAAATACGGGCTACACAGGAAGCGGCGGTTTCGAAATCTATTTTAAGAATGAATCGGCTGAAAAACTCTGGGATGCCATCGTAGAAGCAGGAAAAGAAGAAGGCATCATCCCATGCGGACTGGCTGCCAGAGATACCCTGAGGCTAGAAAAAGGATTCTGCCTGTACGGAAATGATATTGATGACACTACGTCACCAATTGAAGCAGGATTGGGATGGATCACCAAATTCGATAAGGATTTTGTTTCCAAAGAAACTTTCGCCAAGCAGAAAGAAGAAGGAGTAACCAGAAAATTGGTTGGCTTTGAATTAACCGACAAAGGAGTTCCGAGACATGATTATCCGGTGGTAGATGCCGAAGGTAACGTGATCGGTAAAGTGACCTCAGGGACTCAGTCTCCGATGAAGAAAATCGGTTTGGGACTGGCTTATGTAGATAAACCGCATTTCAAACTGGGATCAGAGATCTTCATCCAGGTGAGAAACAAAAATATTCCTGCAAAAGTGGTGAAAGCCCCTTTCGTGTAA
- the idi gene encoding isopentenyl-diphosphate Delta-isomerase — protein MEEFVVLVNPGDEVLGLMEKQQAHINGLLHRAFSVFLFNRKGEMLLQKRATGKYHSPNQWTNAVCSHPRSDESYLEGARRRVKEELGIDVELSEKFSFIYKADVGGGLWEHELDHVFVGLYENEFRLNPEEVEEVRYVSIEELDRELSENPEHFTEWFKIILQEYKDHFTL, from the coding sequence ATGGAAGAATTCGTAGTTTTAGTAAATCCCGGCGATGAGGTTCTTGGCCTTATGGAAAAGCAGCAGGCCCATATCAACGGACTGTTGCACCGTGCTTTTTCCGTTTTTTTATTCAACAGAAAAGGCGAAATGCTTCTGCAAAAAAGGGCGACAGGAAAATACCATTCTCCTAACCAATGGACCAACGCCGTATGCTCGCATCCGAGGTCCGATGAATCTTATCTGGAAGGCGCCCGCCGCAGGGTAAAGGAAGAACTGGGCATAGATGTGGAACTCTCTGAAAAATTCAGTTTCATTTATAAAGCAGATGTTGGCGGCGGATTGTGGGAACATGAGCTGGACCACGTATTCGTAGGATTGTATGAAAATGAATTCCGCCTTAACCCGGAGGAAGTGGAAGAAGTACGCTATGTATCCATAGAAGAACTGGACCGTGAGCTGTCTGAAAACCCTGAACATTTTACGGAGTGGTTCAAAATTATTTTACAGGAATATAAAGATCACTTTACATTATGA
- a CDS encoding LNS2 domain-containing protein has translation MELEHKDHISPILKDGIKNYLIDIDGTITEDVPNEEPERMVTCEPFPDALETINRWYDEGHQICFFTSRTENLKQITIDWLDKHGFKYHSVLCGKPRGGNYHWIDNHLVRATRYKGRFTDLVEKQVTIEVFKEDE, from the coding sequence ATGGAGTTAGAACACAAAGACCACATCAGTCCTATTCTGAAGGACGGAATTAAAAATTACCTGATCGATATAGACGGAACCATCACGGAAGATGTTCCTAACGAGGAGCCTGAAAGAATGGTGACCTGCGAGCCTTTTCCGGACGCGCTTGAAACCATCAACAGATGGTATGACGAAGGGCACCAGATCTGCTTTTTCACTTCCAGAACCGAAAACCTGAAGCAGATTACCATCGACTGGCTGGATAAGCACGGATTCAAATACCACAGTGTGCTTTGCGGAAAGCCAAGGGGCGGAAACTACCACTGGATAGATAACCACCTGGTGAGGGCTACACGATATAAAGGAAGGTTTACCGACCTTGTGGAAAAACAGGTAACCATCGAAGTTTTTAAAGAAGACGAATAA
- a CDS encoding D-2-hydroxyacid dehydrogenase, with product MKVLANDGLDQSGIDALTEKGFEVITTKVPQEFLMDYINEHKIRTVLVRSATQVRKDLIDNCPSLEIIGRGGVGMDNIDVDYAREKGIHVINTPAASSESVAELVFAHLFSGARFLQDSNRKMPVSGDTDFAGLKKAYAAGIELRGKTIGIVGMGRIGQEVARIALGLGMRVVAADNNVGRASIKVKFYNSQFINVDIETEPLQEVLKHSDFITLHVPAQKDGYMIGKNEFDSMKDGVSVINCSRGGVIDEAALIDALDSGKVRFAGLDVFINEPTPSKAILNHPKISLTPHTGASTLEAQDRIGLSLAEQICSILQIH from the coding sequence ATGAAAGTTTTAGCAAACGACGGCCTGGACCAATCCGGCATTGACGCACTTACTGAAAAGGGCTTTGAGGTGATCACTACTAAGGTACCTCAGGAATTCCTGATGGATTACATTAACGAACATAAAATCCGTACCGTGCTGGTACGTAGCGCCACCCAGGTAAGAAAAGACCTGATTGACAACTGCCCGTCTCTGGAGATCATCGGAAGAGGGGGTGTAGGAATGGACAATATAGATGTGGATTATGCCAGAGAAAAAGGCATCCATGTCATCAATACTCCTGCAGCTTCATCAGAATCTGTGGCAGAGCTGGTATTCGCGCACCTTTTTTCAGGCGCGAGATTCCTGCAGGATTCCAACAGAAAAATGCCGGTTTCCGGAGATACTGATTTTGCAGGCCTTAAGAAAGCATACGCGGCAGGAATAGAGCTGCGCGGAAAGACCATAGGTATTGTAGGAATGGGAAGAATCGGCCAGGAAGTAGCCAGGATAGCTTTAGGATTGGGAATGAGAGTGGTTGCTGCGGATAACAATGTAGGAAGGGCAAGCATCAAGGTTAAATTTTATAACAGCCAGTTCATCAATGTGGATATTGAAACCGAGCCTCTACAGGAGGTTCTTAAGCATTCGGACTTTATTACCCTTCATGTTCCTGCACAGAAGGATGGCTATATGATCGGTAAGAATGAATTCGACAGCATGAAGGACGGTGTGTCAGTCATCAACTGTTCCAGAGGAGGAGTGATAGACGAAGCTGCCCTGATCGATGCCCTGGATTCCGGAAAAGTAAGGTTTGCCGGTCTTGATGTATTCATTAATGAGCCAACACCTTCTAAAGCTATTTTAAACCATCCGAAGATTTCCCTTACGCCCCACACCGGTGCCTCTACACTTGAAGCACAGGACAGGATAGGGTTATCTCTGGCAGAGCAGATTTGCAGTATCTTACAGATTCACTAA